In the Catenovulum adriaticum genome, TTTTGTAATAAGTGTTTTATTTTAAACTAGAGCTTAATCATTTTAGTTATATGTAGCTAATATTACGCCACTAATTATATTTCGCAACCGGTGACATTCGGTTTTGTTGAGTTAATTGGTTTATTTTGTTTAGTTGCGTTGGGAACCTTTTAGTTATGCAATTATTTATTATTCGCCATGGTGAGGCTGAACTGGACACTAAACCAGACAGTGCAAGGCAACTGAATTTACAGGGTCAGCAAGAGTGTGAAAGCGCAGGTCACTGGATTGGAAAGCAATGTTGTGATTTTGACATAGTCTTAATTAGCCCATTTGTTCGGGCCCAGCAAACGTGGAAAATGCTTGAACAGCAGGGTATTACCACTAAACAGCTTGAAATATTGCAAGATTTGACGCCTGAAAGCGATCCTGAAACGGCCGCTTGTGCCATTAAAGCTTACAGTCAGGGGCTGAAAAAAGTGTTAGTGGTATCACATTTACCTTTAGTTTGCTTTTTGGTTGATGAGCTGGTTGCTGAAACTTGTCCTTTATTTGCGACAGGCTCGACTGCAGTTGTTGAAATTGAAGAAAACGACATTAAAGGTCATTTATTAACCTTAGTA is a window encoding:
- the sixA gene encoding phosphohistidine phosphatase SixA; translated protein: MQLFIIRHGEAELDTKPDSARQLNLQGQQECESAGHWIGKQCCDFDIVLISPFVRAQQTWKMLEQQGITTKQLEILQDLTPESDPETAACAIKAYSQGLKKVLVVSHLPLVCFLVDELVAETCPLFATGSTAVVEIEENDIKGHLLTLVSPNQAEAEVNSKACAAGR